DNA sequence from the bacterium genome:
GCCGCCCGAGCCGATCGCGAGCAGCGACTGGATGATGTGAAAGCCGCTGCCGCGCGGGTCGCGCCAGGGGTGAAGGAACGCGGCCATCCGCTGGCTGCGGTACCCCGCCTTGAAGATAACCGCGAGCACCGCGGGCACGGCGAGCGCGCCGGCCGCGGCGAGGTGCCGCAGCCGCGCGCCGGCCACGAACAGCATCACGAACGCGATGATCACGAGGATCAGCGCCGACCCGAGGTCCGGCTGTCTCAAAATCGGCACCGCCATGAGCCCGAGTATCACGAGCGGCGGTACGAGCCCGGCCCCGAATTCGCGCGTGCGCGGGCCGCGGTTCGCGAGGAAGTGCGCGAGATACAGGATCAGCGCGAGCTTCGCGAGCTCGGCGGGCTGGAAGTTGAGCGGGCCGCCGAGCGAAATCCACCGCCGCGCTCCGCCGGCGACGCGGCCGACGTGCGGCACCAGCACGAGGACGAGCGTCGCGAGCGTCACGAGCAGCAGCGGAAACGTGAGGCGCCTGAGGCGCACGTAGTGGATGCGCCACGCAACCGACATGCCGGCGAGCCCGAGCAGCTCGTACAGCAGCTGGCGCTTCAGGAACCACGTGCCGTCGTGGTACTGCGCCTGCGCGGCGACCGAACTCGCGCTGTACACCATGACGATCCCGATGCACGTGAGCAGCAGCACGATCGTGAAAAGGCCCCACGCGGCGCCCCGCCGGTGGATCAGGTCCACGACCGGCCTCCGCCCGGGGAGCCCCCGGCCGACGCGCGCGCCACCGCGTCGACGAGCGTTCGAAAGTGCTCGGCGCGGTGCCGGTAGTCGCGGTACTGATCGAAGCTTTCGCACGACGGCGACAGGCTGACGGCGTCGCCCGGGCGGGCCATGGCGCGCGCCGCGGGGACCGCCTCGTCGAGCGTCGTGCACCGCACGACGGGCGCGATCACGCCGGCGGCCGCGATCGCCTCCGCGAGGAGGGGCGCCATCGCGCCGAAGAGGACGACGCCGCGCACGTCCTGCGCGGCGAGGGCGTCGGCGACCGGCGCGAAGTCCCGCGCCGACGCGTTGCGGCGCATCCCGCCCGCCAGCAGCACGAGCGGCCGGTCGAAGGCGCGCACCGCCGCCGCCGCCGCCGCCGGGTTGGTGGCGAGCGAGTCCTCGTAGTAGCGGACCCCGTCGACCTCCGCGATGAGCGCGAGGCGGTGCGGGAGGCCCCGAAACTCGCGCAGCACGGCGCCGATCGCGCCGGCGTCCGCGCCCGCGACCCGCGCCGCGAGCGACGCGGCCAGCGCGTTCTCGAGCGTGTGGGCGCCGGGCGACTGCAGCCGCGCGTCCGCGATCCGCTCCTCCCGTCCGTCCAGGCGCAGCGTGATCTGGCCGCCGGCGATACAGGCGCCCTCCTCGACCGGTCCGGTCCGGCTCCAAAACAGCACCCGCCCCCGCGCGCCGGCCGCAAACCCTCGCGTCACCGGGTCGTCCGCGTTCAAGAGTGCCCAGTCCCGCGGCGCCTGGTGCGCGAGGATGCGCCGCTTCGTCTCGGCGTACGCCTCGAACGAGCCGTGGTCGTCGAGGTGGTGCGCGGCGACGTTCGTGACCACCGCCACGTGCGG
Encoded proteins:
- the ftsW gene encoding putative lipid II flippase FtsW, producing MDLIHRRGAAWGLFTIVLLLTCIGIVMVYSASSVAAQAQYHDGTWFLKRQLLYELLGLAGMSVAWRIHYVRLRRLTFPLLLVTLATLVLVLVPHVGRVAGGARRWISLGGPLNFQPAELAKLALILYLAHFLANRGPRTREFGAGLVPPLVILGLMAVPILRQPDLGSALILVIIAFVMLFVAGARLRHLAAAGALAVPAVLAVIFKAGYRSQRMAAFLHPWRDPRGSGFHIIQSLLAIGSGGLLGLGLGHSRQKFFYLPERHTDFIFAIIGEELGLIGSVCVIVLFILLAVWGYRIATRCPDRYGSLLVSGLTTMLVGQAVLNIGVVSGSLPITGVPLPFISFGGSSLVLNDIAIGILLNVSQYARPDEEVVTTKSRRAILRRHSAWARG
- the murD gene encoding UDP-N-acetylmuramoyl-L-alanine--D-glutamate ligase; amino-acid sequence: MNDGVLARLRGRRVHVLGLSGTEGSTVADFLLAHGITTLTAHDLAGVEAFPAAFRRNHQWMTPDEQTAALDRLLRAPIARCFGDRYLEGIASAEIIYVTQAWFRHPENEPVRRARERGVPLSSMTALFFETVPCPIVGVTGTNGKFTVVRLAATMLARSGRATFETGNDRTHVPILYRLNEVTPEAVLVVEISNRQLVGLGHSPHVAVVTNVAAHHLDDHGSFEAYAETKRRILAHQAPRDWALLNADDPVTRGFAAGARGRVLFWSRTGPVEEGACIAGGQITLRLDGREERIADARLQSPGAHTLENALAASLAARVAGADAGAIGAVLREFRGLPHRLALIAEVDGVRYYEDSLATNPAAAAAAVRAFDRPLVLLAGGMRRNASARDFAPVADALAAQDVRGVVLFGAMAPLLAEAIAAAGVIAPVVRCTTLDEAVPAARAMARPGDAVSLSPSCESFDQYRDYRHRAEHFRTLVDAVARASAGGSPGGGRSWT